In Thermoanaerobaculia bacterium, the genomic window CTCGCGCCGCCGCTCTCGGTCTACATCGCCACCGTCGCCGGCCTCATCGTGCTGCTGCCGGGCTACACCCTGACCGTCGCCCTCTCGGAGCTCGCAGCGGAACACCTCTCCTCGGGCACGGCGCGTTTCGCCGGTGCGCTGGTGACGTTCCTGATGATCGGCCTCGGAGTCGCGATCGGCGGACGTCTGGCTGTCGCCACCCTGGGGGCGATGGTCGCCTCGACCGATCCGGCTGCGGTGACTGCAGCGGCAGCAGCGGCCGCTGCCATCTCGCTCGGCCCGCCGGCCTGGCTGCAGATCGCGGCGCTGCTCCTCGCGCCGCTCGGGCTCGCGGTCCTGCTTCGCGCGCCGCGCACCGAGATCCCGTGGATCGTCGTCATCGGCGCGGTGGGCTATTTCGCCGGCAGGCTCGGCGCCGAGATGCTCGAGCCCGAGGTCGGCATGTTCGTGGGCGCCCTCGCGGTGGGACTGGCGAGCGGCCTCTACGAGCGCTTGCGGCGCCTGCCGGGCTCGATCCCGCTGGTGCCGGGCATCCTCATGCTGGTGCCAGGCTCGATCGGCTACCGCAGTTTGACGGCGCTCCTCGCCGAGGAGGTCGTGCCCGGCATCCAGACCGCCTTCCGGATGCTCCTCGTCGCGGCCTCGCTGGTCGCCGGCCTCCTCATCGCCGCCGCCCTCACCGTCGAGCGCCGGGACCGCAGTGGTCGCGGCGATCGCAGCGATCGCAGCGATCGCGGCGGCAGCGGTCCCCTCGCCGGCACCTCGGCAGGAGCAGGCTGATGGCCGCGCCTGCCGAGATCGGCAAGTACCGGATCCTGCGCGAGCTCGGCCGCGGCGCCATGGGAGCGGTCTATCTTGCCGAGGATCCGTTCATCGCGCGACGCGTGGCGATCAAGGTCATGCGCCCCCAGGTCGAGGAGGGGGAGGAGCGCTTCCTCCAGGAGGCGCGAACGATCGGCTCGCTCTCGCATCCCAACATCGTCCTGCTCCACGACTTCGGCTTCGCCGGTGAGCTGCCCTACCTGGTGATGGAGCACGTCGAAGGGACGATCCTCGATCGCTGGCTGTCCGAACCCCACGGCGCCGAGGCTCGTCTGCGCGTGCTCGCGGGTCTCTGTCGCGCGGTCACCTACGCCCATTCGCGCGGCGTGTTGCATCGCGACCTCAAGCCGTCGAACGTACTGGTGCGCTCGGATGGCGAGGCCAAGCTCCTCGACTTCGGGATCGCGCGGGTCGAGAACACGCGCATGACGGCCACCGGCGTCGTCCTCGGCACCCCCGAGTATCTCGCTCCGGAGCTTCTGGGCAGCGGAAAGTTCTCGCCGCGGTCCGACATGTACGCGCTCGGTCTCGTCGCCTACGAGCTCTTCGGCGGTCGCAACCCGTTCGGTGCCGACACAGTGGCCGCCTGCCTGCGACGGGTGCTCGAAGTCGAGCCCGCACCGCTCGCCGCATTCTCCTCGGCGCCGGCCGGGGTCGCCACGGAGGTCATGCGCTGCCTGGCCAAAGATCCGCAGGTCCGTCCGGAGAGCCCCGAGCGCCTGCTCGCGGCGATCGGGGGGGTCGAGCGGGTCGAGCGGGCCGAGCCGGCGCTCGCCGCCGGCCCCGCACCGGCGCCCGGGCCGGCGATCGCGACTTCGCCGACGACCCGGATGGAGACCGGCACGACCGAGGCCCGACCGAAAGGACGGACGCGGCCGCTGCGGTGGACCGCCGCCGCAGTCCTGGTCGCCGCCGGTCTCGGCGCGGCCTACTGGCTCCTCGGACCGCCCCCTGCGCCGCCCCCGGAGTCGCGAGAGAAAGCGCGCGAAACGGCGGACCGGCCGGCCGGCTCGTCGCGCGACGACGGGCCGCCGATCCCGGTCGCGCCCGCTGCGGTCGTCAGCACCGATCCGGCAACCGCAAGCATTCCGCCGCCGCCTTCGCGAACCCTCGCCTCCGAAGCAAAGAGCGCCGCGTCACCGGCAAGGTCCGCGGTCTCGCCACTCCCGGCCGCCGGCGACGCCTCGAGCGCCAGCCCGGTCGAAACACCCGCGGGCGCACCGGCGCTCGAGGAGATCGTCGCGCGTCCGACCCCTGCGGAGTCTGCGCCGGCACCAGCGGCAACGGCCACCCCGACGGCCCCGCCGGAGACACCGCCGCAGGGCAGTGCCGTCGTTCCGGCTCCTGCCGTCCTTTCGGAGTCGCCGTCCGGTGCGCCTCCGACCGTCGCCCCTCGCCTGATTTCGATCGCTCCAAAGTCTCTGCGGCGAGGCGCTGGAGTCACGGTGCGACTGCGCGTAGAACCGCTCCTCGACGGCTGGAGCGTGCAGTTTCGCCGCGGCGGCAAGAGCACCAGCCAGATCCGGGTCCTGCGTTCGAAGCGGACCGGCGCCACTGACTTGGAGCTCTCGGTCTTGCCCGAGGA contains:
- a CDS encoding threonine/serine exporter family protein, with the translated sequence MPTGRDESSAAVFLVRLGRALHEAGFSAPQLEAALASVAQRLAVPAQFFSTPTSLFIAFGEGATQRTHLERVNPAGIDLGRLADLEGLLERVRDGRTSPAAASAEIAEIARRPRRYSRKLTYFCWGLASATSAVFLGGSLREVAVAGFVGLVTGLAAFLAERRPAAERLFVPVAAAFAAFTAAVVAQLAPPLSVYIATVAGLIVLLPGYTLTVALSELAAEHLSSGTARFAGALVTFLMIGLGVAIGGRLAVATLGAMVASTDPAAVTAAAAAAAAISLGPPAWLQIAALLLAPLGLAVLLRAPRTEIPWIVVIGAVGYFAGRLGAEMLEPEVGMFVGALAVGLASGLYERLRRLPGSIPLVPGILMLVPGSIGYRSLTALLAEEVVPGIQTAFRMLLVAASLVAGLLIAAALTVERRDRSGRGDRSDRSDRGGSGPLAGTSAGAG
- a CDS encoding protein kinase, with protein sequence MAAPAEIGKYRILRELGRGAMGAVYLAEDPFIARRVAIKVMRPQVEEGEERFLQEARTIGSLSHPNIVLLHDFGFAGELPYLVMEHVEGTILDRWLSEPHGAEARLRVLAGLCRAVTYAHSRGVLHRDLKPSNVLVRSDGEAKLLDFGIARVENTRMTATGVVLGTPEYLAPELLGSGKFSPRSDMYALGLVAYELFGGRNPFGADTVAACLRRVLEVEPAPLAAFSSAPAGVATEVMRCLAKDPQVRPESPERLLAAIGGVERVERAEPALAAGPAPAPGPAIATSPTTRMETGTTEARPKGRTRPLRWTAAAVLVAAGLGAAYWLLGPPPAPPPESREKARETADRPAGSSRDDGPPIPVAPAAVVSTDPATASIPPPPSRTLASEAKSAASPARSAVSPLPAAGDASSASPVETPAGAPALEEIVARPTPAESAPAPAATATPTAPPETPPQGSAVVPAPAVLSESPSGAPPTVAPRLISIAPKSLRRGAGVTVRLRVEPLLDGWSVQFRRGGKSTSQIRVLRSKRTGATDLELSVLPEEDAPIGTYALVLVDASGKITNALSLEVDL